A stretch of Komagataella phaffii GS115 chromosome 2, complete sequence DNA encodes these proteins:
- a CDS encoding Isopropylmalate isomerase, catalyzes the second step in the leucine biosynthesis pathway — protein MPSTGEIKNPKTLYDKVFEDHVVHKDESGSYLLYIDRHLVHEVTSPQAFEGLKNAGRVVRRKDCTLATVDHNIPTDSRKNLTTLDKFIKQDDSRLQVKTLEQNVKDFDVTYFGMKDSRQGIVHVVGPEQGFTLPGTTVVCGDSHTSTHGAFGSLAFGIGTSEVEHVLATQTIIQAKSKNMRITIEGELDEGITSKDLVLHVIGVIGTAGGTGSVIEFAGKAIEDLTMEARMSICNMAIEAGARAGMIRPDETTFKYIEGRPLAPKGEQWTKALNYWKTLYSDEGAKFDYEIVIKAKDIVPTITWGTSPQDALPITASVPDPEKVEDPIKKSGMERALSYMGLTPNVPLKDIKIDKVFIGSCTNSRLEDLRAAAKVVKGHKKSDNVKLALVVPGSGLIKLQAEKEGLDKIFEEAGFSWREAGCSMCLGMNPDILDPEERCASTSNRNFEGRQGARSRTHLMSPAMAAAAGIAGHFVDIREFEYKEDKSQPKIAIQSEEDAELQDAVYEHEKKPLAEGESKDELEEDEIKDIPPPDHTVQETPLKTSAPAVAAAMEKFLTVEGIAAPLDKANVDTDAIIPKQFLKTIKRTGLKAGLFYELRFVKDDQGKDVETDFVLNVEPYRSASILCVTGDNFGCGSSREHAPWALKDFGIRSIIAPSFGDIFYNNSFKNGLLPIRIDQDIILSKLYPVATSGKKLTIDLPNQQILGPDKEVLVEHFEVEDFRKHCLINGLDDIGITLQKEEFINKYEEMRRDRFSFLEGGSKLIVPARGTKRSRYGNKAQEW, from the coding sequence ACAACATTCCAACGGATTCTAGAAAAAACTTAACTACCTTGGACAAGTTCATTAAGCAGGATGACTCCAGATTACAGGTGAAGACATTAGAGCAAAACGTCAAGGACTTTGATGTCACCTATTTTGGTATGAAAGATAGCCGTCAAGGTATTGTCCACGTTGTAGGACCTGAGCAAGGGTTCACCTTGCCAGGTACTACGGTTGTGTGTGGTGACTCCCATACTTCCACGCATGGTGCCTTCGGTTCTCTAGCTTTTGGTATTGGAACTTCTGAAGTTGAGCATGTTCTGGCAACTCAAACAATTATTCAagcaaaatcaaagaacaTGAGAATAACCATCGAGGGCGAGCTGGACGAAGGTATCACCTCTAAGGATTTAGTTTTACATGTTATTGGAGTGATTGGTACCGCAGGTGGTACTGGTAGTGTCATTGAATTCGCTGGTAAGGCAATTGAAGATCTAACTATGGAAGCAAGAATGTCTATTTGTAATATGGCAATTGAAGCCGGTGCCAGAGCTGGTATGATCAGACCAGATGAGACTACTTTCAAGTATATCGAGGGACGCCCCCTGGCTCCAAAAGGAGAGCAATGGACCAAGGCTCTAAACTATTGGAAGACTTTATATTCTGATGAAGGTGCTAAATTTGACTATGAAATCGTGATCAAGGCCAAAGATATTGTTCCTACTATCACTTGGGGTACATCTCCTCAAGACGCTCTGCCAATTACCGCATCTGTGCCAGACCCAGAGAAGGTTGAAGATCCTATCAAGAAGTCGGGAATGGAAAGAGCTTTATCTTACATGGGATTAACACCTAATGTCCCACTAAAGGATATCAAGATTGATAAGGTTTTCATTGGATCTTGTACCAACTCTCGTTTGGAGGATCTGCGAGCTGCTGCCAAAGTGGTAAAAGGTCACAAGAAATCCGACAATGTTAAACTAGCTCTGGTTGTTCCAGGGTCTGGTTTGATCAAACTACAAGCTGAAAAGGAGGGTTTGGACAAGATATTTGAAGAGGCTGGGTTTTCCTGGAGAGAGGCCGGATGCTCTATGTGTCTGGGAATGAATCCTGATATTCTGGACCCAGAAGAGAGATGCGCCTCCACTTCAAAcagaaactttgaaggtCGTCAAGGTGCTAGATCTAGAACACATTTGATGTCTCCTGCCATGGCAGCAGCAGCTGGTATAGCTGGTCATTTTGTTGACATCAGAGAGTTTGAATACAAGGAAGACAAGAGTCAACCCAAGATTGCAATTCAAAGTGAAGAGGATGCTGAATTACAGGACGCTGTTTACGAGCATGAAAAGAAGCCTCTGGCTGAGGGTGAATCTAAGGATGAActagaagaagatgaaattaAGGACATACCTCCACCTGATCACACCGTTCAAGAAACTCCCCTAAAAACTTCAGCTCCAGCTGTTGCAGCTGCAATGGAAAAGTTTTTAACTGTTGAGGGTATCGCTGCTCCATTAGATAAGGCCAACGTCGACACGGATGCAATTATTCCAAAGCAATTCTTAAAGACTATCAAACGTACAGGATTAAAAGCTGGTTTGTTCTATGAATTACGTTTTGTGAAGGATGACCAGGGTAAAGACGTTGAAACTGACTTTGTTTTAAATGTAGAGCCTTATAGATCTGCTAGCATCCTTTGTGTTACCGGAGACAACTTTGGATGTGGTTCTTCTCGAGAACACGCTCCTTGGGCcctgaaagattttggtaTAAGATCTATCATTGCTCCATCATTTGGTGATATTTTCTACAACAATTCCTTCAAGAACGGATTACTCCCTATCagaattgatcaagatATTATTTTATCTAAGCTATACCCTGTTGCTACAAGCGGAAAGAAACTTACCATAGATCTTCCAAACCAACAGATTTTAGGCCCCGATAAGGAAGTTCTTGTAGAACATTTCGAAGTCGAAGATTTCAGAAAGCACTGCTTAATCAATGGTCTGGATGATATTGGAATCACTCTCCAAAAAGAGGAGTTCATCAACAAGTACGAAGAGATGAGAAGAGATagattctctttccttGAAGGAGGATCCAAACTAATCGTCCCAGCCAGAGGTACCAAGAGAAGCCGTTACGGAAATAAAGCTCAAGAATGGTAA